From the genome of Natrinema marinum:
GAACCGCAAAGCAGGAAACCCCCCGGACCGACCACCACGTATGAGCAACTACCTCGTCGCGATGGAGGCGGCATGGCTCGTTCGTGATGTCGACGAGATCGACGACGCGATCGGCGTGGCCGTCAGCGAAGCCGGGAAGCGACTCAACAGCGAAGACATGGACTACGTCGAGGTCGAAGTTGGCGCGACGGGCTGTCCGGCCTGCGGCGAGCCGTTCGACTCCGCCTTTATCGCTGCCGACACTGCGCTCGTCGGCCTCGGACTCGAGATGGAGGTCTTCAACGCCGATGGGGAAGAACACGCCTCCAGAATCGCGAAAAGCGAGGTCGGTGGCGCGCTGCGTGACGTGCCGCTGTCGGTCGTCGAAGTCGTCGAGGTTCCGGACGAGGACTGAGTTCGCCGATCGACCCAAAGCTCTTTCTATAACCCTCGGTTATTTAGAGACATGGAACTTCCGACGCCCGCGGACCTCCGACAGCGCCGTACCGAACTCGGGCTCACGCAAAGCGAACTGGCGGACACGGCGGACGTCTCTCAACCGCTGATCGCCCGCATCGAGGGCGGCGACGTCGACCCGCGTCTGTCGACGCTCCGCCGGATCGTCAACGCCTTAGAGAAAGCCGAGAGCGACGTGATTCGGGCGGCGGACCTGATGAACGAGGCCGTCGTCAGCGTCGCGCCCGACGATTCTGTCAGCGAGGCCGCCCGCGAGATGGAAGAGGAGGCCTACTCCCAACTGGCGGTCATCCAGGACGGCATCCCCGTCGGCTCGATCAGCCAGACCGATCTGGTCCACTTAGACTCGGAGGACCGCGACGAACCCGTCGAGGAGCACATGAGCGAGAGCTTCCCGACCGTCTCGAAGGACGCGACCCTCGACGAGATCAGCAACCTGCTCGAGCACTACAAGGCCGTGATGATCACCGAGGCGGGCGAAACCGTCGGCATCATCACCGAGGCGGACATCGCCGCGCGGCTCTCCTGATCGCCCGTTCGATCCTCGAGCGCGCGTATCGCCCAACCCCATCCGACTACTGCCGGCCGAATATTCATCAGTTCGACCGTCGGGAATGCAATCATGGCCGAGGAAGACGGCGAACTCGGATTTCTCGGAGCGGCCTCGATCGGGCTCGGTGGGATGATCGGCGGCGGCGTGTTCTCGGTGCTCGGCGTCGTCGCGACGATTGCCGGCGCTGCGGCGTGGCTGGCGTTTACCGCGGCGAGCCTCGTCTCGATGGCCGCCGCGTACTCGTATATCAAACTCAATCAACTCAGCGACGAGCGCGGCGGCTCGGTCTCGATGATCGAAGCGTACGTGGGGAACTCGACGCTCGCCGGGATGGTGGGCTGGACACTGCTGTTCGGGTACGTGGGCGCGATCGCGATGTACGCGTTCGCGTTCGGTGGCTTCGCCGAGCGGCTGCTGGATGTCCACTCGGTCCTCGGGTTCTCCGCCCGGCCGCTGCTCTCCGCCCTCGCCGTCGGCGGGTTCATCGCGCTCAACGTCGTGGGCGCGAAGGCGACGGGGACGACGGAGGAACTGCTGGTCGGGCTCAAGCTGGCGATCCTCCTCGCGATCAGCGGCTGGGGACTGTACTACGGCTGGACGGTCGACCAACTCGAGTACGGTTTCGGCCACCTGACGAACACGAGTTTCCTGACTGCGGTCGCGATCTCGTTCGTCTCGTTCCAGGGGTGGCAACTCGTGATGTACGACCAGGAGAGCATCAAGAACCCGTCGAAGAACGTGCCGCGGGCGGTCTACGTTTCGATACTCGGGGCGATCGTCGTCGACAGCCTGGTCTCGATCCTCGTCACGAGCCTCGTCGCGACGAACGTGATCGCGAACCACCCCGAGATCGCGGTCGCGGAGGCCGTTCGTCCGTTCCTCGGCGGTCTCGGCTTCGTCTTCGTGGCCGTCGCGGCCCTCTTTTCGACCGGGAGCGCGATCAACGGGACGCTCTTCAGTGCCGCCCACTTCGCGAAGGGAATGCTCGCCGACGGTCTCCTTCCGGATCGATTCGGCGACGCCGAACAGGAGGGCGTCCCGACACAGACGGTTCTGGTCATCGGCGTCGCCGCCGCCGCGTTCACCTTCTACGGCAGCCTTCAGGGGATCACCTCCTTCGGCTCGCTCGCCTTCATGGTCGTCTTCGGCGCGATGAGCTACCTCGCGTTCCGCCAGCGCGACGCCGAGGATGTCTCCGCGTTCGTTCCCGCGGTCGGCATGCTCGGCACCGCGACGCTGCTCCCGCTGTTGCTCTATCGCCTCTACACCGAGCAGCGGTCGGTGTTCGTGACCGTCGTCGCGCTCACCGCGATCGTCGTCGGCCTCGAGGTGCTCTACTTCGAACGCAACACGCTCGAGGACGGACTCCAGACGGTCGAAAACCGGATTTAGCGGGTCGGATCAACGCGGGGACCGGTCGGCACTCCGACGCGGCGCAGCGGAGACGCCGGAACGCGCCACCGGGCGATGCCCGCGAGTTCAGTCGACATCGGGACGAGGGGCGTTCTCGTATCTGATCATCTTTTCCGATTTATCGGAAATCGTCTCGTAGATTCGTTGCAAGGTCGCCTCGGCTGCGAGCAGGTTGTGATCCTCGAGGAACGCCCGTCCCTCGTCGGTCAGCCGGTAGAACGTCCAAGGATAGCCCTGTTGGCGTCGGTCGTTCGGGAGGGTGACCGCCTCGACGATTCCGGCGTCGATCAACTTCTGGACGTGCTTGTATACCGTCGCCTCGCTCACGCTCGGGTTCAGTTGCTCGAGTTCGTACAGCGACGGCAGCCCCTCTGGGTGTTGCAGGATGTTCGCGAGGATCGCGAACCGCGTCTCTTGGGTGACGAAGTGAACGAGTTCGCGCGCGTTCGCCCCCTTCGGCGTCCCCACGTCGGTACTCATACGGGCCCGTACGGAACGCAGCGCCA
Proteins encoded in this window:
- a CDS encoding CBS domain-containing protein; protein product: MELPTPADLRQRRTELGLTQSELADTADVSQPLIARIEGGDVDPRLSTLRRIVNALEKAESDVIRAADLMNEAVVSVAPDDSVSEAAREMEEEAYSQLAVIQDGIPVGSISQTDLVHLDSEDRDEPVEEHMSESFPTVSKDATLDEISNLLEHYKAVMITEAGETVGIITEADIAARLS
- a CDS encoding APC family permease, with the protein product MAEEDGELGFLGAASIGLGGMIGGGVFSVLGVVATIAGAAAWLAFTAASLVSMAAAYSYIKLNQLSDERGGSVSMIEAYVGNSTLAGMVGWTLLFGYVGAIAMYAFAFGGFAERLLDVHSVLGFSARPLLSALAVGGFIALNVVGAKATGTTEELLVGLKLAILLAISGWGLYYGWTVDQLEYGFGHLTNTSFLTAVAISFVSFQGWQLVMYDQESIKNPSKNVPRAVYVSILGAIVVDSLVSILVTSLVATNVIANHPEIAVAEAVRPFLGGLGFVFVAVAALFSTGSAINGTLFSAAHFAKGMLADGLLPDRFGDAEQEGVPTQTVLVIGVAAAAFTFYGSLQGITSFGSLAFMVVFGAMSYLAFRQRDAEDVSAFVPAVGMLGTATLLPLLLYRLYTEQRSVFVTVVALTAIVVGLEVLYFERNTLEDGLQTVENRI
- a CDS encoding helix-turn-helix domain-containing protein, giving the protein MSTDVGTPKGANARELVHFVTQETRFAILANILQHPEGLPSLYELEQLNPSVSEATVYKHVQKLIDAGIVEAVTLPNDRRQQGYPWTFYRLTDEGRAFLEDHNLLAAEATLQRIYETISDKSEKMIRYENAPRPDVD
- a CDS encoding DUF555 domain-containing protein, with the translated sequence MSNYLVAMEAAWLVRDVDEIDDAIGVAVSEAGKRLNSEDMDYVEVEVGATGCPACGEPFDSAFIAADTALVGLGLEMEVFNADGEEHASRIAKSEVGGALRDVPLSVVEVVEVPDED